TGCGTTTTCGGTAGTGGCAGCGGCGGGCGATGGCCTGGCGGTGTCTTCTCCAGGCGGACCAGTTCAGTGCGTGGGTGATGGGATCGCGGTCGGCTCGTGGGTGGGGCAGGAGAGTGTCCAGGAGCCGCCGGATCTCTGCCACGGTGAGCGGGACGGTGGCTGATCCGTTTCTGCAGCCCCCTTTGCCTCCCCGCCGGCCTGGGCTTGTGCTGCGAGTGCGGCCAAGACGGCGTGGGCGAGCATGGCCAGGGTGATGTGCCGATACCAGCCGACATAGCGGCGGACTTCGTACTCGTCCAGGCCGCACTCGTTCTTCGCGGCCTGGAAGCACTCCTCGATCGCCCAGCGGGAGCCGGCGATGCGGACCAGCTCGGCGATCTCGACACCCACGGGTGCGTAGGCCAGGTAGTAGGCCACATCTTCGGGGTCGGACAGGCTGCGGCGGGCCATCACCCACCGGTGATGGGTCGGCGGATCCGGATCGAAGATGATGTTGGCGGGCAACTTGGCCCCGGCCCAGTCGTAGATCCGCGGGCCCTTCGCCCCATCACCGCAGGACAGCCGCTGCCAGGCATCATCGGGTGCTTCATCGATGAGATGGTCGATGCGCCAGATGCCGGCCAGGGACTTGATCTGCTGGGACTTGGGCACCGCCACCACGTAGCCGACGCCCGTCTGCTCGAGCAGGCGGCGGAAGTGCCAGTCCTGCCCGTAGGCCTCATCCGCGGTCACCCACGACGCCGGCAGGCCGGCGGCCAGGCAGCGGCGGACGATGTCCCGGGCCAGTTCCCCCTTGGTCGCAAAGCCTCGCCCGTCGGGGATCTTGGCCGCCCGGCAGCGGTCACGGTCGGACGTCCAGGCTTTGGGCAGGTAGAGCTCCCGGTCCACCAAGGCCCGGCCTGAGCTGGTGGCGTAGGCGCCGAACACGCCGATCTGACAGTTGTCGATCTTTCCTGAGGTGCCGGTGTACTGCCGACTGACCCCGGCTGAGGTGGTGCCCTTCTTGATGAATCCCGTGTCGTCGATGATCAGCACACCGCCCGGTCCGAGCCGTTCGGCGACGTAGGCACGGACGTCGTCACGCAGGGCGTCCGCGTCCCAGACACTGCTGTTCAGCAGCCGCTGAAAGCCGTCCGGAGTGCGGTGACCTGCCCATTCCGCAAGCTGCCAGCCGTTCTTGCGTGTCGCCCGCCCCAGCAGACCACGGACGTAGTCCCGCATCCGCCACCGCAGATCCGCCCGAGTGAACCTGCCCGCCACCCGAGCGAACACCAACTCCAACTCGCCGGCCCAGCAAGCGGCTTCACTCATCCCCTCCATACCAGGACAACGACAACCACCAGCTCAGGACACGAACCGCTGCTGGAGTATTAGAACTCCTAACGAAATGATCTTCGAGGTGGTTGGATCACTACGGCAGCGATGATCTGGGGGTGCGAAGTGGCACGGCCGAAGCCGTGGGAAGTCGACGACGAGCTGTGGGCGGTGATCGAACCGCTGCTGCCCAAGGTCGAGCGTCGGGCCCGGCACCCAGGGCGCAAGCGGCATCCGGACCGGCTGGTGTTCCAGGGCATCCTGTTCGTCCTGCACACCGGGATCTCCTGGGAACACCTGCCGCAGGAACTCGGCTTCGGCTCGGGCATGACCTGCTGGCGACGCCTGGCCGAGTGGACCGGGGCCGGCGTGTGGCCCCGACTGCACGAGGTCCTCCTTGCCAAGCTCCGCAGCGCGAACGCCCTGGACTTCTCCCGAGCGGCCGTCGACGGCTCCCACATCCGCGCGCTAAAGGGGGTCCCAAGACCGGACGAAGCCCTGTTGACCGGGGCAGAACCGGCAGCAAGCACCACCTGATCACCGACGCCACCGGCATCCCGCTCGCCGCCACGCTGACCGGCGGCAACCGCAACGACGTCACCCAGCTGATCCCTCTGCTGGAGGCGATACCGCCGGTGCGGGGCAAGCGAGGCCGGCCCCGACGCCGCCCGGACGTGGTGCTGGGCGACCGCGGCTACGACCACGACAAGTACCGCCGGCTCGTCCGGGACCTGGGCGTGAAGCCACTGATCGCCCGACGCGGCACCGAACACGGCTCCGGACTTGGCACCCAACGCTGGGTCGTGGAACGCGCATTCGCCCACCTGCACTGGTTCCGCCGTCTGCGGATCCGCTGGGAGATCCGCGACGACATCCACGAAGCCTTCCTCACCCTCGGATGCGCGCTCATCTGCTGGAGGCGCCTGACGTCATTGCGATAGGAGTTCTTACGCAAGTACGCGATTGCGTCCAGCGGCGAAGCCGTAAGCCTGTGCAGCGGCGAAGAGCAAGTACGTCAAGCCGAAAAGAAGCCCAACCAGGAAGCGGCCTATCGGCCGTTCTTCACGTAGACGACTTACGAGGCTCGACTTGCGTACTTGCTCTTGCCGCTGCCTCCTCGGGGCCGCGGATGCGGCCCACTCGTCAGGAGTCGGTGAGGCTCACGTCCAGTTTCTGACGCCGTTGCTCCCTACCCATGCCCTTCCGCCGTTGCCCTTCACCGCCGTAGGGATGGGGCCTCACGAAGTGGCGGCAGCTCCGATCGTTCCGCTGTCCCCCGCCCTGGCCGCGGGCACCGTACCGTCGCCCACCAGATCCATAACCGCGTCAGTGTGTTCCCTGATCAGATAGTCCATGGCGTGCTCGGTCGACGACTGATACTCAAGCTGCTCGCTGTAGAAGCGGAGCCGCTCCTGGGCGTCCTCGATGATCTCGCCCCAGGTTCGTACCCAGATCCGGTACGTGGGCTGGTTGACAGCACATCCAGGCATCCGGTCCTGCTGGTGGGCGAGTTGGCGAAGACCGTCGTCCATGGCATTGCCCACAAGCCAGAAGTCCCAGGTCACCTTGGGGTCCCGGAACCTGTCGTCGTTCATGACCGCTTGTGCATAGCTGTTGATCTGCGTGAACTCGGACATGCCGAGTGTGACATTCGACCTCTTGAGTTCGATCACGAGGTGGTGACGCTCCCCTTTCCGCTGCCGGGCAGCACGGGACAGCATCAGGTCGACGATCCCCCGACGCCCGTCCTCCCTCAGAACGGGAGCCGGTGCAGGTGTGTCCCGATCGAGAAGACGACAGTGCTGTCTCAGCACCTCGTTCAAACTGCGGTCGCTGACGTGCAGCCCATACTCCTCACCGAAGATCCAGCACTCGTTTTCCAGGATCCGGTGCAACTCCGTGCGCTCCTTGACCCGTCCCTTGGCCACGGGATCGAAAACGAGGTGCTCCAGAGCCGACAAGGAGTCGAGGCGTCCGGTCGTCGCGGTCGATGCCTTGATCAAGGCCGATAGCGGGGTACGGTCCAGCAGACGGCTCAGCTCCGCCTGCTCCTGCTTGGAGAGCGCGAAGAGCTCCTCGGCGATACGGAGCACTTCGCCCGGCTCGTGGGTCAGGACGGAACGCAGAAGCGCGAAGGACACCTTCTGCGCCCTCTTGCTCGCCGGCAAGTGCCGGACGACCGCGGTCGCCACGGCGTCGAAGGTCTCGCGCTCCGCGCGCTCCTGGTCGTTGCCGGGCTCGCCTGT
This is a stretch of genomic DNA from Streptomyces sp. TG1A-8. It encodes these proteins:
- a CDS encoding IS5 family transposase (programmed frameshift) — encoded protein: MIWGCEVARPKPWEVDDELWAVIEPLLPKVERRARHPGRKRHPDRLVFQGILFVLHTGISWEHLPQELGFGSGMTCWRRLAEWTGAGVWPRLHEVLLAKLRSANALDFSRAAVDGSHIRAPKGGPKTGRSPVDRGRTGSKHHLITDATGIPLAATLTGGNRNDVTQLIPLLEAIPPVRGKRGRPRRRPDVVLGDRGYDHDKYRRLVRDLGVKPLIARRGTEHGSGLGTQRWVVERAFAHLHWFRRLRIRWEIRDDIHEAFLTLGCALICWRRLTSLR
- a CDS encoding IS701 family transposase; translated protein: MEGMSEAACWAGELELVFARVAGRFTRADLRWRMRDYVRGLLGRATRKNGWQLAEWAGHRTPDGFQRLLNSSVWDADALRDDVRAYVAERLGPGGVLIIDDTGFIKKGTTSAGVSRQYTGTSGKIDNCQIGVFGAYATSSGRALVDRELYLPKAWTSDRDRCRAAKIPDGRGFATKGELARDIVRRCLAAGLPASWVTADEAYGQDWHFRRLLEQTGVGYVVAVPKSQQIKSLAGIWRIDHLIDEAPDDAWQRLSCGDGAKGPRIYDWAGAKLPANIIFDPDPPTHHRWVMARRSLSDPEDVAYYLAYAPVGVEIAELVRIAGSRWAIEECFQAAKNECGLDEYEVRRYVGWYRHITLAMLAHAVLAALAAQAQAGGEAKGAAETDQPPSRSPWQRSGGSWTLSCPTHEPTAIPSPTH
- a CDS encoding ATP-binding protein — encoded protein: MAKLRLTVGRGHVEELARLRHPVGAVEELIWNSLDADAETVTVVLERNDFGGVDRVAVIDDGTGIAAEKCSDYFEQIGTSWKKRTQVSEVKKRVLHGKNGRGRVRAFALGSEVRWTSVSGMQGIRRRVVIESDRDSMDEFDVSDPEPTADATGTIFEAFGGEDLQKLTEDAARTALTAAFALHLEAYPDICITYDGTRLDPASEQVHVDTYEVASPPGSSHPAAQLKIIEWSRPYSRALFLCDGRGMSLAQLKPEIQAPGFHFTAYLSWSGFEDDSVGDLAFADWMPEGPAAEVLAEARERMREHFRSRADERRRELVDSWRAEGFYPYTGEPGNDQERAERETFDAVATAVVRHLPASKRAQKVSFALLRSVLTHEPGEVLRIAEELFALSKQEQAELSRLLDRTPLSALIKASTATTGRLDSLSALEHLVFDPVAKGRVKERTELHRILENECWIFGEEYGLHVSDRSLNEVLRQHCRLLDRDTPAPAPVLREDGRRGIVDLMLSRAARQRKGERHHLVIELKRSNVTLGMSEFTQINSYAQAVMNDDRFRDPKVTWDFWLVGNAMDDGLRQLAHQQDRMPGCAVNQPTYRIWVRTWGEIIEDAQERLRFYSEQLEYQSSTEHAMDYLIREHTDAVMDLVGDGTVPAARAGDSGTIGAAATS